One genomic window of Quercus lobata isolate SW786 chromosome 9, ValleyOak3.0 Primary Assembly, whole genome shotgun sequence includes the following:
- the LOC115959359 gene encoding hyoscyamine 6-dioxygenase-like: MEQLVASWYNGRSLPETYVLPLEIRPGKLNVPVSTNIIPVVDLGGHDETAIIQQILEASQEFGFFQVINHGVPSNLLDEAMNVCKEFHAMSAKDKAVQCSNDLNKNCFLYTSSQRYATEKYHFWRDSLTHFCHPLEKQIQFWPEKPTRYRNVVSKYTTEVSKLGSTILGLISKGLGVSPEHFSNGLTENPKMIVNHYPPCPDPTLTLGVPKHRDPVLINILLQEDDLCGLQVFKDEEWIDVEPIPHAFVVNIGYVLQIISNGKLKGAEHRVVTNSNSARTTASFFVSPSDETLIEPAKVLVNTSSPALYRSLPYKDFHSKFLVTSDWKELEKFVRTTSA, from the exons ATGGAGCAGCTTGTGGCAAGCTGGTACAATGGTCGATCCTTGCCTGAAACATATGTACTCCCACTGGAAATAAGGCCAGGGAAGCTCAATGTACCTGTGAGCACCAATATTATTCCAGTGGTTGATCTTGGGGGTCATGATGAAACAGCTATAATTCAACAAATTTTGGAAGCTAGCCAAGAGTTTGGATTCTTTCAG GTGATCAACCATGGAGTCCCTAGCAACTTATTGGATGAGGCAATGAATGTTTGTAAGGAGTTCCATGCAATGTCTGCCAAGGACAAGGCAGTCCAATGCTCAAACGACCTCAATAAGAACTGCTTCCTCTACACAAGCAGTCAACGCTATGCAACTGAGAAGTATCACTTCTGGAGGGATTCATTGACACACTTTTGTCATCCTCTAGAGAAACAAATCCAATTTTGGCCTGAAAAACCAACGAGATATCG AAATGTTGTTAGCAAATATACAACTGAAGTAAGTAAGTTGGGCTCTACAATTTTGGGGTTGATTTCAAAAGGGTTGGGAGTCAGCCCAGAGCATTTCAGCAATGGACTTACTGAAAATCCAAAAATGATTGTCAATCACTATCCGCCATGCCCAGACCCAACTTTAACCTTGGGAGTGCCCAAACATAGAGACCCTGTCCTCATTAATATTCTTCTTCAAGAAGATGATTTATGCGGGCTTCAAGTCTTCAAGGATGAGGAATGGATTGATGTTGAACCTATTCCTCATGCTTTTGTGGTCAACATAGGCTATGTATTGCAG ATTATCAGCAATGGAAAGTTGAAAGGTGCCGAACATCGAGTTGTCACAAATTCAAATTCAGCTCGGACAACTGCTTCATTCTTTGTTAGTCCATCAGACGAAACACTAATAGAACCAGCAAAAGTTTTGGTTAATACAAGCAGCCCAGCACTCTATAGGTCCTTGCCATACAAAGACTTCCATAGCAAGTTCTTGGTCACCTCTGACTGGAAAGAATTAGAGAAGTTTGTACGTACTACTTCTGCTTAG
- the LOC115961708 gene encoding hyoscyamine 6-dioxygenase-like: MKTMDQKPRSSWPDVSHVPESYVHPLEKRPGKLIFDTCKTIPVVDLEGYYDQTHVVQDVLKATKEFGFFQVINHGVSKKLMDDTMAVFKEFHAMRPEDKASECSKDPNRSCKFYTSSENFSKEEFHYWRDALTHPCHSLEEYMQFWPRKPIRYREVVKEYAIELKKLGEKILNLICEGLGLDTGYFSGGHSGDPVLLVNHYPPCPDPSLTLGLAKHRDPSLITILFQEQNGLQVCKGDEWILVEPVPHAFVINVGYVLQIISNGELKGAEHRAVTNSSVPRTSAAFFIYPSKDDLIEPAKALTNADNPPLYGSMQFKEFQRNYLSYAANAEKVQKFISST; the protein is encoded by the exons ATGAAGACCATGGATCAGAAACCCCGTTCAAGTTGGCCTGATGTTTCACATGTACCTGAGTCTTATGTGCACCCACTAGAAAAGAGACCTGGGAAACTCATTTTTGATACTTGCAAAACCATTCCAGTCGTTGATCTTGAGGGTTATTATGATCAAACACATGTTGTTCAGGATGTTTTGAAAGCTACAAAAGAGTTTGGATTTTTCCAG gTAATCAACCATGGAGTTTCCAAGAAATTAATGGATGACACAATGGCTGTTTTCAAAGAATTCCACGCCATGCGTCCAGAGGATAAGGCTAGTGAATGTTCCAAGGACCCTAATAGAAGCTGCAAGTTCTACACCAGCagtgaaaatttttcaaaagaggAATTTCACTACTGGAGGGATGCACTAACGCACCCTTGTCATTCTTTGGAGGAATACATGCAATTTTGGCCTAGAAAGCCAATTAGATACCG AGAGGTTGTTAAGGAATATGCGatagaattgaaaaagttgggtgagaaaattttgaatctgATTTGTGAAGGACTTGGACTTGACACTGGTTATTTCAGTGGTGGACACAGTGGAGATCCTGTACTGTTAGTTAATCACTATCCACCATGCCCAGATCCAAGCTTGACCTTAGGATTGGCCAAACACCGAGACCCTAGCCTCATCACCATTTTATTTCAAGAACAAAATGGACTTCAAGTCTGCAAAGGCGATGAATGGATTCTTGTTGAGCCTGTTCCTCATGCCTTCGTTATTAACGTTGGCTATGTACTACAG ATTATCAGCAATGGGGAGCTCAAGGGTGCTGAACATCGAGCAGTCACAAATTCAAGTGTTCCTCGAACATCGGCTGCCTTCTTTATTTATCCTTCTAAAGATGACCTTATAGAACCTGCAAAAGCTCTTACAAATGCAGACAATCCCCCACTCTATGGTTCCATGCAATTCAAAGAGTTTCAAAGGAACTACTTATCTTATGCTGCGAATGCTGAAAAAGTTCAAAAGTTTATTAGCTCCACCTAG